In the Drosophila willistoni isolate 14030-0811.24 unplaced genomic scaffold, UCI_dwil_1.1 Seg656, whole genome shotgun sequence genome, one interval contains:
- the LOC124461789 gene encoding histone H2B: MPPKTSGKAAKKAGKAQKNITKNDKKKKRKRKESYAIYIYKVLKQVHPDTGISSKAMSIMNSFVNDIFERIAAEASRLAHYNKRSTITSREIQTAVRLLLPGELAKHAVSEGTKAVTKYTSSK; encoded by the coding sequence ATGCCGCCAAAAACTAGTGGAAAAGCAGCCAAGAAGGCTGGCAAGGCTCAAAAGAACATCACCAAGAatgacaaaaagaagaagcgcAAGCGTAAGGAGAGCTATGCTATTTACATTTACAAAGTGTTAAAGCAAGTCCACCCAGACACTGGTATTTCTTCAAAAGCAATGAGCATAATGAATAGCTTTGTAAACGATATTTTTGAACGTATTGCTGCTGAGGCCTCCCGCTTGGCCCACTACAATAAGAGGTCGACCATCACCAGTCGCGAAATCCAAACGGCTGTTCGTTTGCTTTTGCCGGGTGAGCTTGCTAAGCACGCTGTTAGTGAGGGAACAAAAGCTGTCACCAAGTATACCagctcaaaataa
- the LOC124461786 gene encoding histone H3 yields MARTKQTARKSTGGKAPRKQLATKAARKSAPATGGVKKPHRYRPGTVALREIRRYQKSTELLIRKLPFQRLVREIAQDFKTDLRFQSSAVMALQEASEAYLVGLFEDTNLCAIHAKRVTIMPKDIQLARRIRGERA; encoded by the coding sequence ATGGCTCGTACTAAGCAAACTGCTCGAAAATCGACTGGTGGCAAGGCGCCAAGGAAGCAGCTGGCTACTAAAGCAGCACGTAAGAGTGCTCCAGCAACCGGTGGTGTAAAGAAACCACATCGTTACCGTCCCGGTACTGTTGCCCTCCGTGAAATCCGTCGTTACCAGAAGAGCACAGAACTGCTCATTCGCAAATTGCCATTCCAGCGTTTAGTGCGTGAAATCGCTCAGGACTTTAAAACCGACTTGCGTTTCCAGAGTTCTGCAGTTATGGCTTTACAAGAAGCTAGCGAAGCCTATTTGGTTGGCCTATTTGAAGATACTAACTTGTGTGCAATCCATGCCAAACGAGTGACCATAATGCCTAAGGATATTCAACTAGCCAGACGTATTCGAGGCGAGCGTGCTTAA
- the LOC124461787 gene encoding histone H2A: MSGRGKGGKVKGKAKSRSNRAGLQFPVGRIHRLLRKGNYAERVGAGAPVYLAAVMEYLAAEVLELAGNAARDNKKTRIIPRHLQLAIRNDEELNKLLSGVTIAQGGVLPNIQAVLLPKKTEKKA, translated from the coding sequence atGTCTGGTCGTGGTAAAGGTGGCAAAGTGAAGGGAAAGGCAAAGTCTCGCTCGAACCGAGCTGGGCTCCAGTTTCCTGTTGGCCGTATTCACCGTTTACTCCGTAAAGGAAATTATGCCGAGCGTGTTGGTGCTGGCGCTCCAGTATATTTGGCTGCTGTTATGGAATATTTGGCGGCTGAAGTTCTTGAGTTGGCTGGTAATGCTGCACGAGACAACAAAAAGACCAGAATTATACCTCGTCATCTACAATTGGCCATTCGCAACGATGAGGaattaaacaaattgcttTCTGGCGTAACCATTGCACAGGGTGGTGTGCTACCCAACATTCAGGCTGTACTGCTGCCCAAGAAAACCGAAAAGAAGGCTTAA
- the LOC124461791 gene encoding histone H1-like yields MSDSVAATSASPVAGPTAPATASVDKKVAAKKTSAASSTKAKKSTAPPSHPPTQQMVDASIKNLKERGGSSLLAIKKYISATYKCDAQKLAPFIKRYLKSAVGNGKLIQTKGKGASGSFKLSAAAKKEPKPKVASVEKKSKPKKVTQSAAAKKKAIGSKKITGAGSVDKKPKAKKAVATKKTAEKKKSEKVKVKDAKKTGTVKSKPVASKSKSSSTKPKAKTVAVSSAKPKKATKKAAAAATVKKPKAKTTASKK; encoded by the coding sequence ATGTCTGATTcagtagcagcaacatcagcatctCCTGTGGCTGGCCCAACAGCACCAGCAACGGCATCAGTTGATAAGAAGGTGGCTGCCAAAAAAACATCGGCAGCGTCGTCAACAAAGGCCAAAAAATCAACTGCTCCACCATCGCATCCACCAACTCAACAAATGGTAGACGCTtcgattaaaaacttaaaggAACGTGGTGGCTCCTCACTACtggcaatcaaaaaatatattagtGCCACATACAAGTGCGATGCCCAGAAACTTGCACCATTTATCAAGAGGTACTTAAAGTCAGCTGTCGGAAATGGTAAACTGatccaaacaaaaggaaagGGTGCCTCTGGTTCATTTAAACTGTCTGCTGCCGCTAAAAAGGAACCGAAGCCAAAGGTTGCCTCTgtagaaaagaaaagcaaaccgAAAAAGGTAACTCAATCAGCAGCAGCTAAAAAGAAAGCAATCGGtagcaaaaaaataactgGTGCTGGCTCTGTTGATAAGAAACCAAAGGCCAAAAAGGCAGTCGCAACCAAAAAGACAGccgagaaaaagaaaagtgaaaaggtAAAGGTAAAGGATGCTAAGAAAACAGGAACTGTAAAATCCAAACCTGTCGCATCGAAATCTAAGTCGAGTTCAACTAAGCCAAAAGCTAAAACAGTTGCCGTATCATCGGCTAAACCAAAAAAGGCAACCAAaaaggcagctgctgctgctaccgTCAAGAAGCCAAAAGCCAAGACAACTGCTAGCAAGAAGTAA